GGCGCAATCGAGGCTCATAATATCGGCCTCATCAACCGTGTGGTTCCGCCTGAAAGATTCAGGGATGAAGTCATGCTCTGGGCAAGACAGCTTGAAAAGAGGCCGAGAGAGGCTATCCAGGCCCTTAAAAGGGCATTCGATGTCGTCAGCAGGCTTGATGCGAAGGCTGCTATCGAATACGAACTCGAGATATCGGGCATGCTGCTTAATGTCAGGACAGATGCCAGAAAGGAGATGAAAAATTTCATCCAGGGCAAGAAAGCTTCCCGCATATCGTAAGTTCGACCCCTATAAGCTTTTTGCAGAGCTGTCTTCTTTCTACGGCCCTTCGGGCTGGTGGCCAGGCGAAACGGATTTTGAGGTCATCGTAGGTGCGGTACTTACGCAGAACACGGCATGGACCAATGTTGAGCGTGCAATATCAAATCTTAAATTGCAGGGCATGCTCGATTTTGATGCCATGTATTCCTTGAAAGACGATAAACTTGCAAACCTTATCAGGCCTGCAGGATACTTCAATATCAAGACCAGACGGCTCAAAAACCTGCTTGATAGAATTGCGCTGACCGGCGGAATGGATGAGTTCTTTTGCAGACAGACTGATGCACTCAGGGCCGGTCTGCTCGAAGTGAGCGGTATAGGTCCCGAGACTGCCGACAGTATATGCTGCTATGCAGCGGACAGGCCGGTCTTCGTTGTGGATGCCTATACTAAGCGCATGTTTGTCCGTCATGGATTTGCAGATGATAAAACTCAATACCATGAGATACAGGAAATGTTCATGAGCAGGCTCGATCCGGATGTCCAGCTGTTCAAAGACCTGCATGCATATATCGTCTTTATCGGGAAGGATTTCTGCAGGAAAAAGAATCCGGACTGCGAAAGATGTCCGGTATCTTCGCTCTGGGGCTCCGGATTCTAAAAGAGCTTTCTGCTGTCCAGCAATATGGTCACAGGCCCGTCATTTATCAGAGACACCTCCATCATGGCCTGAAATACGCCGGTTTTCACCTTTCCCGGCAGCAGCGCGGACATTCGGGCTGCGAATGCATCGAACATGGCCCTGGCGGCATCGGGTGATTCAGCCGAAGACCATGAAGGTCTTCTACCCTTCCGGACATCGCCCAGCAGGGTGAACTGCGATATCAGAAGGACCTCTCCGCCCGT
This genomic window from Desulfomonilia bacterium contains:
- the dtd gene encoding D-aminoacyl-tRNA deacylase, which translates into the protein MRAVLQRVKNASVAINGGVVSSIGTGLLCLAGIERNDSQADIEYISNKITGLRIFDDEKGFMNLSVAETGGEVLLISQFTLLGDVRKGRRPSWSSAESPDAARAMFDAFAARMSALLPGKVKTGVFQAMMEVSLINDGPVTILLDSRKLF
- a CDS encoding endonuclease III domain-containing protein, producing the protein MVGAVLTQNTAWTNVERAISNLKLQGMLDFDAMYSLKDDKLANLIRPAGYFNIKTRRLKNLLDRIALTGGMDEFFCRQTDALRAGLLEVSGIGPETADSICCYAADRPVFVVDAYTKRMFVRHGFADDKTQYHEIQEMFMSRLDPDVQLFKDLHAYIVFIGKDFCRKKNPDCERCPVSSLWGSGF